One region of Termitidicoccus mucosus genomic DNA includes:
- a CDS encoding glycoside hydrolase family 2 — protein MNLPLDKITRALLLSLSLAAPALLFSAPVYPARDAAFTQSLNGAWSFKYIAALDAGADAGFFAPEFGTAAWKSIRVPGNWELQGFAEPGYDLNLKTGLGLYRRAFRVPSDWHGRVVCLRFDGVAYGFEAWVNGVKVGESRAGAYTPNTFDITSALRPGPDADNVLAVKVTTKPPGWEFDVNDDWSLSGIYRDVTLFSVPSTHIQDLATSTALAPDGSAELHITVRASDASSATALHARLLAPDGALAAESELPRQPGGLNAATVRVPQPLLWTAETPSLYRLQISLAHASGGRPLQVIEERIGLREISIVDGVLLLNGRPVKLRGANRHDLNPDAGRAVTEAHMRRDLELMRQANINFVRTSHYPSHPRFIELCDELGFYVMCEVPIGKGEQHLEKPEYRDRILARVEPAVTRDKNRASVIIWSIGNENPITEIEMDAGRLAKQLDPTRPICIPKIGSYFGKNYERIPEFVDIYAPHYPSTATVREYATRLTRPVIFTEYAHAFGLATDRIQEQWEIMQASPRHAGAAIWHFMDQGILRRSAEAVDRDAPTKHVWLDQHFYYDTHGYDGADGIVYSDRTPQTDYWHVRKVYAPVQIAERALAVQPGKNTLLLTIENRHDFRALAGMKLVWSLRRNDRELERGAIPLRAPAREKERVQLALDIPADATEDILALEARCLDEEGRQINERVIRLGLPHAATNNWLARLPSASAPLVRDDGGTITVTHARWTLEVSRATGELGIRDRSGRPLVSGVLPHVGRKPTMAEQNSGAKNGLWLISTLARNDAPEVAVTRDGDDARLTVSGRYPRPDDPGQSLTGGYTARIASNGVITIDYDYAPAGAKGLLAEAGLSLVLPPELTEFRWIGDGPYAGYPGKDRLNEFGLFHLSREDLRFQGNRRATELALLTAPGGAGVALATDASDVAVERAGAQTLLSHNAVIGGLGNKFTSPEKTIKLETLSRISGRFSILPLDAGWPAALKRYFGEPAAARDVFRPYYHSYDQ, from the coding sequence TACGACCTGAATTTGAAAACCGGCCTCGGCCTCTACCGCCGCGCCTTTCGCGTCCCGTCTGACTGGCACGGGCGCGTCGTGTGCCTGCGTTTCGACGGCGTGGCCTACGGTTTCGAGGCGTGGGTCAACGGTGTGAAGGTCGGCGAGTCGCGGGCCGGCGCCTACACGCCCAATACCTTCGACATCACCTCCGCGCTGAGGCCCGGCCCGGATGCGGACAATGTGCTCGCGGTCAAAGTGACGACCAAGCCGCCCGGATGGGAGTTCGACGTCAACGACGACTGGTCGCTCTCCGGCATCTATCGCGACGTCACGCTTTTTTCCGTGCCATCGACGCACATTCAGGACCTGGCCACGAGCACGGCACTCGCCCCCGACGGCAGCGCCGAATTGCACATCACCGTGCGCGCATCGGACGCGTCCTCCGCCACCGCGCTTCACGCGCGCCTGCTCGCGCCCGATGGCGCGCTCGCCGCCGAGTCCGAACTGCCGCGCCAGCCCGGCGGCCTCAACGCCGCCACCGTGCGTGTGCCGCAGCCGCTCCTTTGGACGGCGGAAACGCCCTCGCTCTACCGCCTGCAAATCTCGCTCGCGCATGCTTCCGGCGGACGCCCGCTCCAGGTGATCGAGGAACGCATCGGCCTGCGCGAAATCTCGATCGTTGACGGCGTGCTGCTGCTCAACGGACGCCCCGTCAAACTGCGCGGCGCAAACCGGCACGATCTCAATCCCGACGCGGGCCGCGCCGTCACCGAGGCGCACATGCGGCGCGACCTCGAACTGATGAGGCAGGCCAACATCAATTTCGTGCGCACCTCGCACTATCCTTCGCATCCGCGCTTCATCGAACTCTGCGACGAACTCGGCTTCTACGTCATGTGCGAAGTTCCCATTGGCAAGGGCGAGCAGCACCTCGAAAAACCCGAATACCGCGACCGCATCCTCGCGCGCGTCGAGCCCGCCGTCACCCGCGACAAAAACCGTGCCTCCGTCATCATCTGGAGCATCGGCAACGAAAACCCGATCACGGAAATCGAGATGGACGCCGGGCGCCTCGCCAAGCAACTCGACCCGACGCGGCCCATCTGCATCCCGAAAATCGGCAGCTATTTTGGCAAAAATTACGAACGCATCCCGGAGTTTGTGGACATCTATGCCCCGCATTATCCAAGCACCGCCACCGTGCGCGAGTATGCGACCAGGCTGACCCGCCCGGTCATTTTCACCGAATACGCGCACGCCTTCGGCCTCGCGACCGACCGCATCCAGGAACAATGGGAAATCATGCAGGCCAGCCCGCGTCATGCCGGCGCCGCCATCTGGCATTTCATGGACCAGGGCATCCTCCGCCGCAGCGCCGAGGCCGTCGACCGCGACGCACCCACGAAGCACGTCTGGCTCGACCAGCATTTTTATTACGACACCCACGGCTACGACGGGGCGGACGGCATCGTGTATTCCGACCGCACGCCGCAGACCGACTACTGGCACGTGCGCAAAGTTTACGCCCCCGTGCAGATCGCGGAGCGCGCCCTCGCTGTGCAACCGGGAAAAAACACGCTCCTGCTCACGATCGAAAACCGTCACGATTTCCGCGCGCTCGCCGGCATGAAACTCGTCTGGTCGCTGCGCCGCAACGACCGCGAACTTGAGCGCGGCGCCATTCCGCTCCGCGCCCCGGCCCGGGAAAAAGAGCGCGTGCAACTTGCCTTGGACATTCCCGCCGATGCGACGGAAGACATCCTCGCGCTCGAAGCCCGTTGCCTCGACGAGGAGGGCCGCCAGATCAACGAACGCGTCATCCGGCTGGGTCTCCCGCATGCGGCCACAAACAACTGGCTCGCCCGCCTGCCGTCCGCATCCGCGCCGCTGGTCCGCGACGACGGCGGCACAATAACCGTCACGCACGCGCGCTGGACGCTCGAGGTCTCGCGCGCCACCGGCGAGCTCGGCATCCGCGACCGCTCCGGGCGCCCGCTCGTCTCCGGCGTCCTCCCGCATGTCGGACGCAAACCCACCATGGCGGAGCAAAACAGCGGCGCGAAGAACGGCCTCTGGCTCATTTCGACACTCGCGCGCAACGACGCTCCCGAGGTTGCCGTGACCCGGGACGGCGACGATGCGCGCCTCACCGTCTCGGGACGCTACCCGCGTCCGGATGACCCCGGCCAGTCCCTCACCGGCGGCTACACCGCGCGCATTGCGTCGAATGGCGTCATCACCATCGACTACGACTACGCCCCCGCCGGCGCCAAAGGCCTGCTCGCCGAAGCCGGGCTTTCGCTCGTGCTGCCGCCGGAGTTGACGGAATTCCGTTGGATTGGCGACGGCCCCTACGCCGGTTATCCCGGCAAGGACCGCCTCAACGAGTTCGGCCTCTTTCACCTCAGCCGCGAAGACCTGCGCTTCCAAGGCAACCGCCGCGCGACCGAACTCGCGCTGCTCACCGCGCCCGGCGGCGCGGGCGTGGCGCTTGCCACCGATGCATCCGACGTGGCCGTCGAGCGCGCGGGCGCGCAGACCCTTCTCAGCCACAACGCCGTCATCGGCGGCCTCGGCAACAAGTTCACGTCGCCCGAGAAAACGATAAAATTGGAAACGCTTTCCCGCATCAGCGGTCGCTTTTCGATACTGCCGCTCGACGCCGGGTGGCCCGCCGCGCTCAAGCGGTATTTCGGCGAGCCCGCCGCCGCGCGCGATGTGTTCCGTCCCTACTACCATAGCTACGACCAGTAA